DNA from Krasilnikovia cinnamomea:
GGTCGGCGATCACTCCGTACGCCTCCGCAACGTCCCACCCGGACGAAATGTCGTCGATCCGTCGACCGCGGGATCCCGCACGCAGCCACAAGAATGGAGCGACCTTCGCGAACTCGCGGTTTGTAGAGACGCGAAGCGGCGCCTCGTACGTCAAGGTGAAGAACTCTGCGTTTGCCTCCGTTTCGGAGAACGCATTATTGAGTCGCGGGACAGCTCTTGCCTCGTACACTCCCAGGGCTTCCCATTCTGGGTCGCCTGGTCGATTTCCGCCAACTCTCGCGGCATCGCGATCGGTCTTGCCCAGCTCGTTGTTGGTGACGAGTATAGAGCGCCTTTCCCCTCCGTCCGCCGCATTCATTTCGGCAACAGCATGAGCCGTGCTGCCTGATCCTCCGAAGAAGTCAAGGATTACCGCAGTTGGTGAGTTGTTTGCCCACCTCACCAGCTGACGAATCAATCGAATTGGCTTCTTCCCATTGGCGAAGCCGACGCCTCCTTCGCTGGAGACGTGGCCCATGTCCGAGTGAAATCCACGCCATAGATCACCTCGAATGACGGTCCGCCCGAATCGGGGAACGTAGTCGTCAGACAAGCGGTAGTTGCGGTCGAGTGTGTAGATCTGCCAGACCTTGCCCGAGCTCGACTTCATGAGCCGGTAGTCCCGACCCTCCGTTTGGTGATGAACCCACCGCCCAGCTGGCACATCTACGGATCTCCCCGAAACGGGCGGCGTGTCGGTTCTTCCAATTCGGTGCAGGTTTTCTCCGATGAAGGTTCGGGCGGCCTCGGACGTCGCGAGCAGGACGTCCATGGTGGGTGCGCCTACAAACCTGCCTGCTTTGGTACCAAACGCAACCGTCAGCCCAAAACGCTCGATGTCTACACGAACTGAGGGCTCAGCGTCCAGTCGATCGTATAGCGATTCTGTGGTGCCATCATCGTTGAGCCAAAGTGGATAGTTAGCATCCCACCTATCGATGCCATCATACAGCGGGGTGTGGCGCACCTCGGTATCGAACGCGGCAGAGCGTCGGTAAATGAGGACATATTCAACGTTCTTGACGATCGTCCCTTGCTGCGCGTTGGTCGTCTTTGGTCCTGAGGTAGTCGACATTTCGACAGCTAGCTGAGCAACTTGATTCTGGCTGTCGAACACCTGATCCATAAGCAACCTCAGCCTTGGCTGCTCCTCGTCCCCTATCGACACCATGATCACGCCCGAAGGTTTGAGCAATTCTTTCGCCAGCAGTAATCGCCGCTCCATAAACGCGAGCCACTTTGAATGCTTGTAGAGATCGTCT
Protein-coding regions in this window:
- a CDS encoding site-specific DNA-methyltransferase — protein: MSRLSELLRQVALKDERLAADLKRETDAHAERRAFGLNFERHVPEAVELPGRRVRKNDKVRCLPARGEALTAENERLWRVDSVYTEDGQRWANIVSMDETADEWSVVVDDLVVVAEFRDPIYPGLVSTGRREHGDPAKPYHAVVNAENYHALQALMFTHRAGVDVIYIDPPYNTGNNGWIYNDKYIASDDLYKHSKWLAFMERRLLLAKELLKPSGVIMVSIGDEEQPRLRLLMDQVFDSQNQVAQLAVEMSTTSGPKTTNAQQGTIVKNVEYVLIYRRSAAFDTEVRHTPLYDGIDRWDANYPLWLNDDGTTESLYDRLDAEPSVRVDIERFGLTVAFGTKAGRFVGAPTMDVLLATSEAARTFIGENLHRIGRTDTPPVSGRSVDVPAGRWVHHQTEGRDYRLMKSSSGKVWQIYTLDRNYRLSDDYVPRFGRTVIRGDLWRGFHSDMGHVSSEGGVGFANGKKPIRLIRQLVRWANNSPTAVILDFFGGSGSTAHAVAEMNAADGGERRSILVTNNELGKTDRDAARVGGNRPGDPEWEALGVYEARAVPRLNNAFSETEANAEFFTLTYEAPLRVSTNREFAKVAPFLWLRAGSRGRRIDDISSGWDVAEAYGVIADLDQSQQFLKAMEDTPSVTLAFIVTDEDRLFEAMVRQLPPLVEPVRLYEAYLRNFEIEAGRATR